The following proteins are co-located in the Scylla paramamosain isolate STU-SP2022 chromosome 37, ASM3559412v1, whole genome shotgun sequence genome:
- the LOC135091403 gene encoding organic solute transporter alpha-like protein isoform X1, producing the protein MAGEWSEGVTRGNGTTGDANDSGGDEITCHHNHIPTVAEYSKAMGIYHTVLVSVAACTALLLYLLYALQVHHTLLHVHNAFRKHVLWITMSCPFMSLMAVVEVLVPRAHKVCKALKVTYLSLTLSHFMDLTIALFANEEAMLAKLSDKQINLHVGPLCCCCLCLPSPAVTKTRLRWVRWVLWQMPYTQVVYFVVEIIWTIANTDHFGRLVSNFNTVWITLLRFVTIIAGIYGLNILLALTRHALDHYGYQRKSFSLKVLVLATQLQSFFLDVLSSFSVFPCLSPYIPSKVFGQTLESGLYIPEMLLIGLYTWRTYANLQLETTTKDQEEGSNAVPALDKGSNAPTHEIQSSVPATPNTHVGSSSNAFFLPFMYPTSSFPPVLPSTFRRYSV; encoded by the exons ATGGCGGGCGAGTGGAGTGAAG GTGTGACGAGGGGCAACGGAACAACAGGTGACGCTAATGACTCAGGTGGTGACGAAATTACCTGTCATCACAACCACATCCCCACCGTGGCAGAGTACAgcaaag CCATGGGGATATACCACACTGTGCTGGTGAGTGTGGCGGCGTGCACGGCGCTGCTGCTGTACCTGCTGTATGCCTTGCAGGTGCACCACACTCTGCTGCACGTGCATAATGCCTTCAGGAAGCACGTGCTGTGGATCACCATGTCTTGTCCG TTCATGTCACTGATGGCCGTGGTAGAAGTGCTCGTCCCGCGCGCACACAAAGTATGCAAGGCCTTGAAAGTTAC GTACTTGTCGCTAACACTGAGTCACTTCATGGACCTAACTATCGCACTGTTTGCCAACGAGGAGGCGATGTTAGCAAAACTTAGTGACAAGCAAATTAATCTTCACGTGGGGCctctttgctgctgctgcctgtgcCTGCCCTCCCCTGCTGTGACCAA GACGCGCCTGAGGTGGGTGCGATGGGTGCTGTGGCAGATGCCCTACACGCAGGTCGTATACTTCGTGGTGGAGATCATCTGGACCATCGCCAACACCGACCACTTCGGCAGG ctggtcAGTAACTTCAACACGGTGTGGATCACGCTTCTGAGATTCGTCACTATCATAGCAGGCATATATGGACTGAATATTCTCCTCGCCCTCACCCGCCACGCCCTGGACCACTACGGCTACCAG AGGAAGTCGTTTTCTCTCAAGGTGCTGGTGCTCGCTACTCAGTTACAGAGCTTCTTCCTGGACGTCCTCTCCTCGTTCTCCGTgttcccctgcctctccccctACATCCCCTCCAAGGTCTTCGGACAGA CCCTGGAAAGCGGCTTGTATATACCAGAGATGCTGCTGATTGGCCTGTACACCTGGCGGACCTACGCGAACCTACAGTTAGAGACCACGACCAAGGATCAAGAAGAAGGATCGAATGCTGTTCCCGCGCTGGATAAAGGATCGAATGCCCCAACACACGAGATCCAATCCAGTGTCCCGGCCACTCCTAATACTCATGTCGGTTCTTCTTCTAAcgccttctttcttcctttcatgtaTCCtacctcatcctttcctcctgtaTTGCCTTCCACTTTTCGTCGTTATTCCGTTTAA
- the LOC135091403 gene encoding organic solute transporter subunit alpha-like isoform X2, with translation MTQVVTKLPVITTTSPPWQSTAKVHHTLLHVHNAFRKHVLWITMSCPFMSLMAVVEVLVPRAHKVCKALKVTYLSLTLSHFMDLTIALFANEEAMLAKLSDKQINLHVGPLCCCCLCLPSPAVTKTRLRWVRWVLWQMPYTQVVYFVVEIIWTIANTDHFGRLVSNFNTVWITLLRFVTIIAGIYGLNILLALTRHALDHYGYQRKSFSLKVLVLATQLQSFFLDVLSSFSVFPCLSPYIPSKVFGQTLESGLYIPEMLLIGLYTWRTYANLQLETTTKDQEEGSNAVPALDKGSNAPTHEIQSSVPATPNTHVGSSSNAFFLPFMYPTSSFPPVLPSTFRRYSV, from the exons ATGACTCAGGTGGTGACGAAATTACCTGTCATCACAACCACATCCCCACCGTGGCAGAGTACAgcaaag GTGCACCACACTCTGCTGCACGTGCATAATGCCTTCAGGAAGCACGTGCTGTGGATCACCATGTCTTGTCCG TTCATGTCACTGATGGCCGTGGTAGAAGTGCTCGTCCCGCGCGCACACAAAGTATGCAAGGCCTTGAAAGTTAC GTACTTGTCGCTAACACTGAGTCACTTCATGGACCTAACTATCGCACTGTTTGCCAACGAGGAGGCGATGTTAGCAAAACTTAGTGACAAGCAAATTAATCTTCACGTGGGGCctctttgctgctgctgcctgtgcCTGCCCTCCCCTGCTGTGACCAA GACGCGCCTGAGGTGGGTGCGATGGGTGCTGTGGCAGATGCCCTACACGCAGGTCGTATACTTCGTGGTGGAGATCATCTGGACCATCGCCAACACCGACCACTTCGGCAGG ctggtcAGTAACTTCAACACGGTGTGGATCACGCTTCTGAGATTCGTCACTATCATAGCAGGCATATATGGACTGAATATTCTCCTCGCCCTCACCCGCCACGCCCTGGACCACTACGGCTACCAG AGGAAGTCGTTTTCTCTCAAGGTGCTGGTGCTCGCTACTCAGTTACAGAGCTTCTTCCTGGACGTCCTCTCCTCGTTCTCCGTgttcccctgcctctccccctACATCCCCTCCAAGGTCTTCGGACAGA CCCTGGAAAGCGGCTTGTATATACCAGAGATGCTGCTGATTGGCCTGTACACCTGGCGGACCTACGCGAACCTACAGTTAGAGACCACGACCAAGGATCAAGAAGAAGGATCGAATGCTGTTCCCGCGCTGGATAAAGGATCGAATGCCCCAACACACGAGATCCAATCCAGTGTCCCGGCCACTCCTAATACTCATGTCGGTTCTTCTTCTAAcgccttctttcttcctttcatgtaTCCtacctcatcctttcctcctgtaTTGCCTTCCACTTTTCGTCGTTATTCCGTTTAA